In Tripterygium wilfordii isolate XIE 37 chromosome 23, ASM1340144v1, whole genome shotgun sequence, one genomic interval encodes:
- the LOC119993066 gene encoding VQ motif-containing protein 22-like: MSNNPNDWVQFYPKSIPHATTAVTTTATTTTTTTTSNQFSSSSSGGFGPNLSLEGRVSKPIRRRSRASRRTPTTLLNTDASNFRAMVQQFTGGSTAPFGSAVQHPGVHNIDFELGPRSQAQAHVNDAPPNPMMAPYHMQYQLQQFQRNQPQFMFSGNQDDVFYQRIGNPQPDTPVSEAFVVEEVTSAAAATRPPYYSSNENRSNTFLY; encoded by the coding sequence ATGTCTAACAATCCCAACGATTGGGTCCAGTTTTACCCAAAGAGCATCCCTCATGCCACAACAGCCGTGACaaccaccgccaccaccaccaccaccaccaccacttcgAACCAATTCAGCAGCTCTAGCTCTGGCGGATTTGGTCCCAACTTGAGCCTAGAAGGCCGCGTGTCCAAGCCCATTCGGAGACGGTCCCGGGCCTCTAGACGGACCCCAACCACTTTACTCAACACGGACGCTTCGAATTTCCGGGCCATGGTGCAGCAATTCACCGGCGGTTCAACAGCGCCTTTCGGGTCCGCAGTCCAACACCCTGGTGTACATAACATCGATTTTGAGCTCGGCCCACGAAgtcaagcccaagcccatgtTAATGACGCTCCTCCAAATCCGATGATGGCACCTTACCATATGCAGTATCAACTACAACAATTTCAGCGAAACCAACCGCAATTTATGTTCTCCGGCAATCAGGACGACGTGTTTTATCAAAGAATTGGGAATCCTCAGCCGGATACGCCGGTTTCCGAGGCATTTGTGGTGGAGGAGGTTACCTCTGCTGCGGCTGCTACTAGGCCGCCTTATTATTCTTCAAATGAGAACAGAAGCAACACTTTCTTGTATTGA
- the LOC119993479 gene encoding heavy metal-associated isoprenylated plant protein 8-like gives MSNEGKNVLLKALIHCEGCVNKISSCLKGIEGIEEVQIDRENDRVTVKGKRVDPQRILERMKRKYSRNVELLSPKPNHPAPVNKEPQKKQDQIQIKTSVFKMSMHCEGCVNDIKRNIEAVQGILSVEPDREKSLVTVKGVFDPPKLAKTMSKRFGKHVEILKQEQPEKGKDNNKGAMDGGSSTNITMFHYPPQYSNGCIYPPMTFSDENVFSCSLM, from the exons ATGTCGAATGAGGGTAAAAATGTATTGTTGAAAGCTCTGATTCATTGTGAAGGATGTGTCAACAAAATCTCTTCTTGCTTGAAAGGAATTGAAG GTATTGAAGAAGTTCAAATTGACAGAGAGAATGATAGAGTGACAGTGAAAGGGAAAAGGGTTGATCCACAGAGAATCCTAGAGAGAATGAAAAGGAAATATAGCAGAAATGTTGAACTTCTCTCACCAAAACCAAATCATCCTGCTCCTGTCAATAAAGAGCCACAAAAGAAACAAGATCAG ATTCAAATAAAGACTTCAGTATTCAAAATGTCAATGCACTGTGAAGGGTGTGTGAATGACATTAAGAGAAACATAGAGGCAGTGCAGGGAATCCTTAGTGTGGAACCAGACAGGGAAAAGTCTTTGGTGACTGTGAAGGGAGTATTTGATCCACCAAAACTTGCCAAAACAATGTCCAAGAGGTTTGGAAAACATGTGGAGATTTTGAAGCAAGAACAACCAGAGAAAGGAAAAGACAACAACAAAGGTGCCATGGATGGTGGTAGTAGTACTAATATTACTATGTTCCATTATCCTCCTCAGTACTCCAATGGTTGCATCTATCCTCCTATGACTTTTAGTGATGAGAATGTATTCTCTTGTTCACTTATGTAA